Within Dreissena polymorpha isolate Duluth1 chromosome 13, UMN_Dpol_1.0, whole genome shotgun sequence, the genomic segment TTTGCCGAATAAATCTCTTTCATGAAATCGGATACATACGAGCGAAATACCAACCAATCACAAATATAAAGACAGACatctatttaattaaaatttcaaCGACGAATGAGCATAAATTGCATAAACATTATtggatttttattacattttacgTAGATGAAATGATTACGCGTAACATGTGTGGACAGTTGCTAAAGTTCAATCTACTACCCTCAGTATTCGCGCGATTCCAAATGTTGCGATTTTGATAGTAGACATACTGCCAACAAAACTTCAGAATTTAAATGTAAGCGAACGAATACGATCAATATTTATACGTTTAATTATAAATTCCCCAAAACAAATATTGAatcatataaaaaatgttaaccaCTCAACGATTTTGAACTGAACACAATCCAAGAGTAACCACACATGGCGTTCAATTGGCTGATTGCAGTAACCATTATAAGTATTCGAACTGTCATGTGACCATTGCGTTGAGTATATCGAAAGTATTAAAAGCTCGTTTAAACTACAGTCTGAATTTTGTTCATCTATGTTAGGATTTATAGTTCAtagatattaataataaatacatatcatTAATAcccatatttaaaattaataaacaaaagcagTACAAAAAGGTTAATTTTTAAGACggttataaatataaagcatagATTTATAAATTTCATCGAAGTTCACACGCATGCCTTTATTGGCGTTTACACGGTTACTTTTGTTGGTGAATGCACGATTGCCGTAGTCGGTGGACATTTACGCATATTGGCAGTTGATATCATTGTTtgctttttgaaataatatattttttagttcATGAGAAACCTTGTTATGATTCTTTTCTGATACGGTCTTCAATATTACTGTTTATTTAGATAATCGGTAATTTTCTTTACGCTAGTCGCTAACAAAAATCTAAAACAAAAACTTTGCATGAGCTACATAGACATAATTAAGGATTGATAAAAGAAAAAACGTTTGCATGATTTGTGTATTCTTATACTGTACAACACAAATAGAGTTATTCGTCGACTAATTGAACAGAGGAATTCTGGGTTGCGAGATATGTCTATGACTAACACCACACAATGACGGTTTGTAATCAAATAAACAACGATACCATTGCGAACTATCTTTCAATGTTAGCATAAGAGCACATTTTTCTGCTGGAAGAAAGTGACGTTATTCGGACTATTTCTTCACCTATCTTAAAGCTGAATAATTTTCGCTGGTAGAATGTGATCTGATTCGGACTATTTCTTCATCTAACTTTAAGATGAATAATTACAGATTTGTTCTTTGCTATCAGAAGACACTTTCCGGTGTTTGCTTTAACATGGCATGCGCAGTGAATAATATACTGTTTAGTAAGATATGGTTGATATAAGGGAAGCAACTACATTACAACGTGTCCAATTAGCAAAATCGTTACGTTCCGTAATATAGGCTAAACGAACAGTCCATTAATAGCGAATCGCctgctttgttttatttatagGTTGCTTAGTTTGTGAAAACTAAATATTTCGGTTTGCCGTTGCgcgttattcaaataaaaatatactgaTGATGCAGTGCACataataacacataaaaaatTACATTGGTCCTCTTGTTAGTAACAGTGGCCTTTCCCCGACTGTCCCTAAATGTGATCAACGTTACATAATTATGCACGCCTCCTACacaacaatatattattaaatagaagaaacatttgattaaaaacaaGTTTTTGTCCCCAGTATTTTGAGAACGAGACCAATGCTCTTTGCAGTGTTAAAGATGGCGTCGGTTTGTTTTAAATTACGAGctttatatgtattttgtttcttCTCAGAACTGCAATAAAATGGTAATAAAAGTGTTGTTTTATAATAAGGTTCAACTCATTTATCTTGATGCTGATATCTGAATGTCgatatgtattataaaaaaaaacagaaacctTACATTCGGAATTTTGGAAAACGTATTTTTTGAGATTAAGAATGGCCCAATATGACCAAACAAACATCTCATTACTAACAAATTTTACACATAATTCGAAAGGTGGTTAATTTAATCGGTCTACACAGTTATATGAAATCATGTTCGCAAACACTTGAAAATTACGGTCTCCTTCACTTTTTCTACGTGTACAACCTCCATATTTCTGCTACAATCATTTCCCAGCGTCCTCCTAAAACTTCTAACTGCCATGAGAAGATGACCACAAAAGTATATCACATAAGCAACCTAAAGGCGAGCAGTGGTTACATCTTTCTAAAGAGAACTGCAGAAACGCATTATGTTCCGCTGCAATACTTGGATTTGTGATTCACTAATATTGAATGTATTTAAACGTTACGGGCTTCAATCTGACATTCTTGCAGTAGACAGTGAGACTGTACACTTTAAACTGGAAATCGGTGTGTATATAAAACATCTGAATATAATGAAATAACAACGTCAAACGCTTTACCGCAAGCAATTGACGGGActgtcaaataatataaaacgtcAAATTTCTCTATCGTGATAATTTCACGTAAATCACACACGCTCGAAACCGAACTGATAATGATTTTGCAGTCcggattttttattgttttggtcACATTTGACTTTCGACCTCTAAGCTTGACCTTAAGTTATGATGTAGGATGACAGTTATTCATATAACTCGCCGtctctttataaaaataatttgtcgTAAGCTATTTTGAACTTTTATAATGAATGACTAGCTGTTTTATGGTCAACCATTACATCTGACTTATTACGACCAGACATTGAAATAGCACTATGCTAAATCATTTTCAACGGACCATGTGGTAAACAAtttgtaacaataacacaaataaattcacGGTTGCGAATCCTTTTTTAATTGATGCCTTCATTtccaaaaaacacacaaaatatgtctTTGTTTTTCGTCAACATATTAGATCATTGTTATGCGCAGTGCGGTCTCTGTTCACATCGGTGTGATGATGTCACGTCGGAAGTGTCACAGAGCGTTGCGTAACACTTGATGTAAAAATTCTGGTcaggtccgttcatcgggaacgCTTAGAACTCGAACCGTGTCTCGTGGTCCGCCTGAGAAAGAAAGTGGGTGTTACTATGGTACTATTACTAAAAACACTAAACGCTCTATGCTTCAAATACCAATTACTTATTTAAGAATCtccttaaaaatatataatatctgATTGAAGTTTAGAATATAATGTAACACGTCTGGTAGAATGAAGCGTTGTTAATCAAGAGTGATCAATTAATAATATGCCTTCTTATTTAGATGAATTAAAGGTAAACTACatgatgtatttaatatttaataagttattattggttttattattgtttgttataattattattcgtTGCATCGCTTTGTTTATTTGGTAATACCCTGTGTAGTTAGTCCCAGCGGAAACCCGTAGGATTCACGGCTATCAAACCCGTAAACGATCACACCGAAACCCACGGTGGTGTCCACGTGATAAATGTGGTGCTTTCCCACGGTAACAGACAGCCGAATAATACTGAACTGTAAATTAGTAAAATCATGCAGTAATCGATAATAGTATAactttgttatttaatttattagcATAATTTATTATTCATGTACGTTTGCCACTTTAAAATCACATAGGTAATCATAAATAATATGTGTATGAAAGGAAGTGTATCTCTGTACCTCTGTAGTGTTAATCCTTGTTTTTAGTTCATCGGAACGACTGACGGTAGAACCATCAATATGCAGTCCGTTTGCCTGGTCTGTGCGAATTGTTATTGAGACGTAATGGTAAGGTAGAGGCGTTgcagtttcatagaaatattctGCTTCTTGGCTGTTTATAGAAGGAATAGTAATCATGCTAGGATCTCCTCTCTTGGAATCGTGGTCACCCCCTTCTGCATATTGTAACACTAAAACTGGAAAATTAGATTCAATTGGTGTTGCAACGTCATTTGAGTTAACATATTCATAGAATTctcctttatttaatttaatgtgggTTGCTCCAATATTCACAGATGTTCCATCGACTGACGATAAAATGCGCAGTCTGTTGGTTCCTCTAGATTTCAGTTTGGCACACACGTATTCGCGCTGCCAAAAAGATACTGGTAACATTTGTTCCACTAAGAAATCACAAGAAGTTGCATCATGAGGAACATTCGCACATTTAGTACCAGATACAACAGAAACAGGCTTGGAACTAGTAATATGTGTACCTGTCAAGTCATGTTCGTGTTGAACCAAGTATGTTTGCATTTTACTCATTTTAAGTGAAACATTTTGTCCGCTGCTGTAGCTTTGGCTTCCTATGATGACGGGTCCAGCAGATGTTCTCAGTTGAATGTCAATCAAAGTGCTGTCTTCTAATGCAATAATCAAAAATTGACTTGGACCTGTAGGATCTACTGGTTCGTATGAAGCAACGAAAAATTCCGGTGCGTCATCAGCGATTGGTAAAAGTAGCAATCCATCTGAGCTTCCTATCTCTCTAACCATGACATAGATTGATATGGTTTGATCCGACTCAACATATACAGCTTTGTTAGACAAACCAGTTGTGGTGACAATGCTGCCAGGAATAGCAACTGCGGTGGAGGTGTTAGCAAGTGTTGTTATAGTTTGGTTGAAACCGATTCCTGGCGCTGTGATGTAGACCTTAGAGACGTCCTTGCTTGCAATGTACAGTTTGATATAATCGTGCGAGCTATTATATGTCTCTGGGATTCCGAATATGAACTGGCGACCCGCTGAGTCTGTAAGTGACACAAAAATCATTTCACAAACGTTCAAACAGTATGCACTTGAAAACGCATATTTAGCATGTATCATTTACCTTATTGTGTACATACGTACCATGATAATACTGATCACCGCGGTAATTTAATCAATTTACAATTTTCCTTGTGAGATTAGCCTATCTATGCgatttaccagtactaagtgcacatatttATGGCATTTAGTGATAAATCCATTATTTGAATCAGAGGGATGGAGGATTGGTAGTTTAAATGACCAATACCCACACAAGTAATGTGGCCGGGATGGGTCTTTTACTCAAATTCCTCAGATTTGCAGTTAAGCCTTCTATAAACTGCGATCAAGACTTGTTCAAATAGTTTAATGTTTTATCACATTACGTAATTTAAATGCCTGTATTTTATTGAGAAGAGTTGACATACTTGCCCAATGGGCTGGTATTATCATGAGCACAGTCGTCTGAAGAGCACAAGAATACATTGAATACATTCATGCCGTGTAAATGtcaaaaaatctttaaaaaaagtattgccTGGCGAAGATTTTGTTCCTGCTGATGGCAGTTtgaaatacatcggaattactttatttaataagcctgtgttcttgttaaaacatTCGATATCTTCTACATTCATTgaacacggttatgcttcacgcaacgttaaattttgtcaacgatttcagacgtattcaggaatttattcttataccttaagatatcgacacaaactgcaagaaaactgtcttttatgcctTAAAGATAAAGTTTTTAACGGTGTATTTACATTCCGTCCTGCCCGTGTGTAAAACCCGGGACAActcgttgattctgcacccaAAGTCATgtaaaaaattgtttgtatttacaAAGATGAATTCACACAAACACCACATAGTACGAGGAAACATGTTATCCATATTTTTCCAACTATTAATAAAAGTCCATAAATTGCTACGTGTTCAATGTTGAAGTTAAGTAACCGGTGACAATAATTATATCTAATTCACACAGACAAAATTGGAACCAGAGTCTGAGAAAAGTATACAATAGCCTTAAAattcagtttatttaaaaaaaagcgcTGTTAATTAAAGGGTTCAGCAAATCGCGTATAAGCAACGAATACAGCCTATGCTATcctatatcattttaaaattcaAAGTTATTACGAAGACTCGTTTCGATTAAATTACGCCACTTCAACTCGATATTTCTTCTCACTATTGATGAAGATGTTTTCATTACGTCATCGAGTTTATTGTTCGTGAACACTACAGGGTCTTAAAGTCTGCTCACATTATAAATGTTACAATTACTTTCACACGTATTTTGTGGTCTTatactttgattattttatgtcgACTTATTCCAATGTGTTATGACTTACTCATTTAATTTCGGATGTCATAATATTATTCATGTGCTGAATGCGCAAAATGAgacaaaatgaaagaaaaaaaaaactaaaaacaatGGGAATAAAACTCTTATTACGTATTAACGAAAATTGATGAAAGTGACCGACGAAGTTACAAAAGATGTTGTGTACAAATCTGGCCGTCTTCATTAAGTACGTCCCCAAAAAGAATGCAACTCACTGTACCTACCATGAAGGAATCACCTTCGTGTTTCTTCAATTCATACAATTTCTACTTGCTACAATAAATGTGTTCGGTAATTTTATTATTCCCCGcgataggcggagggatattgttttggcgttgtccgtccgtccgtctttccgtccgtccggagccatatcttggaagtgctttggcggatttcattgaaacttggtatgggtacgtatatcaataagaggatgatgcacgccaaatggcattgtacaccatccgttaataacggagttatggccctttgtatcttgaaaaaatgcttttttgagtgtcaaatataacacgtttgtgtccagaggcatattggcgggggataccaattcaacgaattttcttgttaaatatggttttaagtGTATCTGCCACCTGCGCACAAAGTGCTCAACGTGAGCTATATTGTTGAGTGTCTCAACGGCATCAGATGTAGTTTATTTTCCGTCATGACGTCCGTCGTCAACCGTTTGctaaaaatacaatattaaccTTGATGGCTTGGCAGATTTTCATGAATCATCATGGAAATGATCCTTGGGTGACccctattttatttatttttgcaattcgATCCTGTCTTCTGCATATGTAAGCCACCATAATTAAAATAGATCTTAAAAGTGAATACTTAAAAATCTCGTCTGAAACCGCAAGGCTAATAGCTTCGGTCGAAATTGGCCCACCCTATGGGTAACTTATTTTacttatatgtattattaatgAAAACTTTTAACATATTTTCCTCTGAAGAGACAGTGCTCAAGGTTTTGTTTTTGATAGGTATCATTATATAGTGATCATCAACCAAATTTACTGGGTGGTCGAAATAGTTGTTACTTACTTTTTAGGGAATTTGCATGAAATTTCATTATCATGTGGGCCAAATGGGTCTATTCTGGGATTAAAAATCTTGCTTTTTGTACGCAGTAAAAACTTATCATTTCCTACCTAAGATTTGGCTAGTGTCACCTAAATGAAAATTCAGGTAAGCGATTCAGTGTCACCATTGCAATTTTGTTTACAATACTAAACTAACAGTACTTGCTGGTGCATTATTTGCCTATCTGCTGATAAATAAAACGTAATTGAAATAGGCTTACAACTTACAGTGATTTTGCACAAAATAAAGACGTGCTTTTTTAAGTAAGACAATACCTATATACACCTTCATCTTAGCGAAACAACCTGAAAATAGTTCCAccctaaaaatataatttatagaaagtttaataattttttaattattagttccTGATATTGTGTGCAATTAGATAAGAATATTAGAAAGGAGAAACATTATGGTCCAACAGCGCTCACCTACGTACAAGGTACACCAATTGTTAAAAGCATGCGACCTAGTGCTCTGCTgtagaagaaaaagaaaaagaaacaacaGAATGGTTCCCAATTATGACAGGAGTAAAGCAGGGGTACTGCATATCAGGATTTCTCTTCCTTGATGTAATCGACTGGATAATGTAGAAAAAATGTCGAAGGTTAAAGAACTGTAATCCGATGGAACCTTACAATTATTCTGAGTAGTTTGACTTTGCAGACGATATCGTCAATAATTAAACATCTACAACCCAAGACAACAAAACTGGAAGAACATACAGCTGAAGTTGGACTAAAGCTCAACATTTTGAGATGCAAAGTCATGAAAACCAACAGAAAGAATAAAGTTATAGTGAAGGTTTGAAACAACTAAGAAGAAGTGGTTGAAAGCTGCATGTATCTCGCGCAACTGTTTAAAGGAAGATGGAGGCACAGCAGATGTGAAGAAAATAACATCACTGGAGAGCACTCAGTTTGAATGGTTATCAAGCATCTGATAAACTCGCGACATTGACAGAAAGACCAAACCATCACTGTTCAATAGCCTTgtcttcatttaaaatatattgcaagtttaatgtgaaacaaaacaaatttaatatctGTCTTATAAACTGAATTATATACAAATTGATAAACTACAAAGTTTTATTGGaaattattataaagtttgtTTAGATAGAAAAATGCAAAGTAGAATGTGacaaaaaaattaatatgaaTGCAAAAAAAATCTTATCAAGGGATTGAAACTAGGAATAGCCCACTTTACAATTATTCCTAAAATGTGTGCTAGGTCCCTAGGCTTTTCGagaaaacaaaatgtgttctGTACAAAATCATCTAACCCTGGTTGATAACACATTGACAATAAGCTATCGTTTACGACGTAGCAAGGCCCTCAAAATGTGTCGAAGAACGATACGGGTCTATATCTATATCTTTATGCGGTCTAATAAATGCATTCCCCATACAAACAATTTGAACATTACCGTCATACTTCCCTATCATACGAGATATAGCTTTCTGGATGGCTTAcactaaaataaaataagacGGTTAGAAATAAAAAGCaaagatttataaatattatataagttGACACGCATGCCTTTATGGGCGTTTACACGGTTACTTTTGTTGGTGAATACATAGTTGCCGTAGTCGGTGGACATACATGTACGCACACATTGGCGGTTGCTATCATAGGTAAAGTATACAGTAGCCTTAAAATtcagtttatttaaaacaagagctgtctccgtcgGAAGACACATGCCCCCGGCAAacgcttttttgaaacctaaacgcaactttcaaaacctaaacgcggaccctaagtttaaggtcaaggttaaaggggtcaaaatttgtgtgcggaTGGAAtggccttttccatatacacatgcataccaactatgaaggttgcatctgaaacgacatagaagttatgagcatttttcgaaaactaaacgcaaacgtgtgacggaaagacagacggacagtgcgataaCTATATGCCTTCCTTCTGGGGCATAAACACGCTGTTTAGTAAAGGGTTCAGCAAATCGCGTATTAGACATGAATAAAGCCTAGACTATTTTACATCGTTTTAAATTCAATGTTATTACGAAGACCCGTTTCGATTAAATTCCGTCACTTGAACTCGATAGTTCTTCTCACTATTGATAAAGATGTGTTCATTACGACGTCGAGTAAACTGTTCGTGAACAGTACAGGGTTTTGAAATCTGCTACGATTGTAAATGTTACAATTACTTTGACACGTATTTTGTGGTCTTatactttgattattttatgtcgACTTATTCCAATGTGttataacttattcatttaatttaGGATGTCATAATAGTATTCATGTGCTGAATGCACCAAATAAGTCAGaccaaatgaaagaaaaaaactaaaaaactaTAGGAATAAACCACTTATTAAGTATTTACGAAAAATGATGATAGTGACCGACGGAGTTACAGACAAAGATGTTGTGCACAATTTGTGCCGTCTTAAACAGTTTCGGCGAAAACATTAAGTACGTCCTAAAAAAGAATGCAGCTTTCTGTTCCTACCATGATGGAATCACCACCGTGTTTCTTCTTTTTATACAATTTCTACCTGCTATAATTAATATGTTCggtcattttattaaatatggtTTTAAGTGTATCTGCCACCTGCGTACAAAGCGCTATGAGCTATATTGGTGCGTGTCTCAACGGCACCTGACGTAGTTTATCGTCCGCTATGACGTCAGTAGAAAAACGTTTGCTAAATACACAATCTTAACCTTGATAGCTTGGCAGATTTTCATGAATCATGGTGGGAATTATCCTTGGGTAACCCCTATCTTATTAGTTTTTGCAAGTCGATCCTGTCTTCTGCATATGTAAGCCACCAGAGTTAAAATAGATCTTAAAAGTGAATACTTAAAA encodes:
- the LOC127854855 gene encoding uncharacterized protein LOC127854855 codes for the protein MYLHCVLTLLALFGIPVLECLQCFNCQNSNDPKCTGRVECLDNQSCFVQTVHSGNEVLYNMGCHNNQLCSSLRVDHSEIIGRSVQTRQQNRCHECCSTDYCNEEQLCAHREDSAGRQFIFGIPETYNSSHDYIKLYIASKDVSKVYITAPGIGFNQTITTLANTSTAVAIPGSIVTTTGLSNKAVYVESDQTISIYVMVREIGSSDGLLLLPIADDAPEFFVASYEPVDPTGPSQFLIIALEDSTLIDIQLRTSAGPVIIGSQSYSSGQNVSLKMSKMQTYLVQHEHDLTGTHITSSKPVSVVSGTKCANVPHDATSCDFLVEQMLPVSFWQREYVCAKLKSRGTNRLRILSSVDGTSVNIGATHIKLNKGEFYEYVNSNDVATPIESNFPVLVLQYAEGGDHDSKRGDPSMITIPSINSQEAEYFYETATPLPYHYVSITIRTDQANGLHIDGSTVSRSDELKTRINTTEFSIIRLSVTVGKHHIYHVDTTVGFGVIVYGFDSRESYGFPLGLTTQGGPRDTVRVLSVPDERT